One genomic segment of Caldimonas brevitalea includes these proteins:
- the eno gene encoding phosphopyruvate hydratase — MSAIVDIVGREILDSRGNPTVECDVLLESGVMGRAAVPSGASTGSREAIELRDGDKSRYLGKGVLKAVEHINTEISEAVLGLDASEQAFLDRTLIDLDGSDNKSRLGANATLAVSMAVARAAAEESGLPLYRYFGGSGSMQMPVPMMNVINGGAHANNNLDLQEFMILPIGAPSFREAIRYGAEVFHALKKIIHDKNMSTAVGDEGGFAPSVASHEAAIQLILQAIEQAGYTPGEQIALGLDCAASEFYKDGKYHLEGEGLTLSAEEWTNVLATWADKYPIISIEDGMHEGDWAGWKHLTETLGKKVQLVGDDLFVTNTKILREGIEKRIGNSILIKINQIGTLTETFAAIEMAKRAGYTAVISHRSGETEDSTIADIAVGTNAGQIKTGSMSRSDRIAKYNQLLRIEEDLGDIAYYPGRSAFYNLR; from the coding sequence ATGAGTGCCATCGTAGACATCGTCGGCCGTGAAATTCTGGACAGCCGCGGCAACCCCACCGTCGAGTGCGACGTGCTGCTCGAGTCCGGCGTGATGGGCCGTGCAGCCGTGCCGTCGGGCGCGTCGACCGGCTCGCGTGAAGCCATCGAACTGCGCGACGGTGACAAAAGCCGCTACCTCGGCAAGGGCGTGCTGAAGGCGGTCGAGCACATCAACACGGAAATTTCCGAAGCGGTGCTGGGCCTCGATGCATCCGAGCAGGCGTTCCTCGACCGCACCCTGATCGACCTCGACGGCAGCGACAACAAGTCGCGCCTTGGCGCCAACGCCACGCTGGCGGTCTCGATGGCGGTGGCGCGTGCCGCCGCCGAGGAGTCGGGCCTGCCGCTGTACCGCTATTTCGGCGGTTCGGGCTCGATGCAGATGCCGGTGCCGATGATGAACGTCATCAACGGTGGTGCCCACGCCAACAACAACCTCGACCTGCAGGAATTCATGATCCTGCCGATCGGCGCCCCCAGCTTCCGTGAAGCGATCCGCTACGGCGCCGAGGTCTTCCACGCGCTGAAGAAGATCATCCACGACAAGAACATGAGCACGGCGGTCGGCGACGAAGGCGGCTTCGCCCCCAGCGTCGCCAGCCACGAGGCGGCCATCCAGCTGATCCTGCAGGCCATCGAGCAGGCCGGCTACACCCCGGGCGAACAGATCGCGCTGGGCCTGGACTGCGCCGCCAGCGAGTTCTACAAGGACGGCAAGTACCACCTCGAAGGTGAAGGCCTGACACTGTCGGCCGAAGAATGGACCAACGTGCTGGCGACCTGGGCCGACAAGTACCCGATCATCAGCATCGAAGACGGCATGCACGAAGGCGATTGGGCCGGCTGGAAGCACCTGACCGAAACGCTGGGCAAGAAGGTGCAGCTGGTCGGCGACGACCTGTTCGTCACCAACACCAAGATCCTGCGTGAAGGCATCGAAAAGCGCATCGGCAATTCGATCCTGATCAAGATCAACCAGATCGGCACGCTGACCGAAACCTTTGCCGCGATCGAGATGGCCAAGCGCGCCGGCTACACCGCGGTGATCTCGCACCGCTCGGGCGAGACCGAAGACTCGACCATCGCCGACATCGCCGTGGGCACCAACGCCGGCCAGATCAAGACCGGCTCGATGAGCCGTTCCGACCGCATCGCCAAGTACAACCAGCTGCTGCGCATCGAGGAAGACCTGGGCGACATCGCCTACTACCCCGGCCGCTCGGCGTTCTACAACCTGCGCTGA
- a CDS encoding AAA family ATPase, which translates to MDSTVFIRRVRAKNFKSIAACDVRLGPLTYLVGPNGSGKSNFLDVLHFVKDALEGSLENALHLRGGLSEVRRRSGGHPTHFGVRLDFRLPDGRPGHYAFNVGARAAGGFEVQREECVIGAPGLGPSYLVVQGKPESTSEDVFPVSTPDRLALVNAAGLPAFRPVFDALTAMGFYNLNPRVIRDLQKPQDGTALKPVGENIASAISYLERYAPQRKDLIEEYLNLVVPSVHGVERIGVGHMETVEFRQDTAGSKHPWRFAANSMSDGTLRALGILVALFQGGEDSRPSLVGIEEPEVALHPAAAAVVRDALARASERSQVLITSHSPELLDDPNIAIDSLLAVSGEGGVTQIASIDSASRSVIRDQLYTPGELLKLNQLVPDPSLVIDPDSPQLKLFGNGGEGST; encoded by the coding sequence ATGGATTCAACTGTGTTCATTCGCCGCGTCCGAGCGAAGAATTTCAAAAGCATCGCTGCTTGTGACGTTCGACTCGGCCCGCTGACCTATTTGGTCGGCCCGAATGGATCGGGCAAAAGCAACTTTCTCGATGTCCTTCACTTTGTGAAAGACGCGTTAGAGGGCTCGCTCGAGAACGCATTACATCTACGCGGCGGACTTTCAGAGGTGAGGCGCAGGTCAGGCGGGCATCCGACCCATTTCGGGGTCCGACTCGATTTTCGCTTGCCCGACGGACGGCCGGGCCACTACGCCTTCAACGTCGGTGCGCGAGCGGCAGGCGGTTTCGAAGTTCAGAGGGAAGAATGTGTCATCGGCGCTCCGGGCTTGGGGCCGAGCTACTTGGTGGTTCAGGGAAAGCCAGAGAGCACCAGCGAAGACGTCTTTCCTGTCAGCACGCCTGACCGTCTTGCGCTCGTCAATGCCGCCGGACTTCCCGCATTCCGCCCGGTATTCGACGCACTCACGGCGATGGGGTTCTACAACTTAAATCCGAGGGTGATCAGAGATCTGCAGAAGCCTCAAGACGGTACCGCTTTAAAGCCTGTCGGGGAGAACATTGCAAGTGCGATATCCTACCTAGAGCGCTACGCGCCTCAACGCAAGGATCTAATCGAGGAATACCTGAATCTCGTGGTCCCATCCGTTCACGGGGTGGAGCGAATCGGAGTTGGGCACATGGAAACTGTCGAATTTCGTCAGGACACCGCGGGGTCCAAACATCCTTGGCGTTTTGCAGCGAATAGCATGTCCGACGGGACACTAAGGGCCCTGGGGATATTGGTTGCACTCTTTCAGGGTGGCGAAGACAGTCGCCCTAGCCTGGTCGGCATAGAAGAACCCGAAGTTGCATTGCATCCTGCCGCCGCCGCGGTCGTGCGGGACGCACTTGCCCGGGCCTCAGAGCGCAGCCAAGTCCTCATAACCAGCCACAGCCCCGAATTGCTTGATGACCCGAATATTGCCATCGATAGCTTACTGGCGGTCTCGGGCGAGGGCGGCGTGACGCAGATCGCCTCGATCGACTCTGCCTCACGATCAGTGATCCGTGATCAGCTTTACACGCCGGGCGAACTCCTAAAGTTGAACCAACTCGTCCCTGATCCCTCTCTTGTCATCGATCCTGACTCGCCGCAGCTCAAGCTATTTGGCAACGGGGGAGAAGGGAGCACATGA
- a CDS encoding DUF1330 domain-containing protein, with protein MSAYILADVTVHNPEQYAEYRKWSTEAMQAHGAEVLVRGGSVEVLEGPWQPGRLVVLKFPSMEKARAFYHSPEYGRAREAREGAAVMRMVLVEGL; from the coding sequence ATGAGTGCCTACATCCTCGCGGACGTGACCGTCCACAATCCCGAGCAGTACGCTGAATACCGCAAGTGGTCGACCGAGGCCATGCAGGCCCACGGCGCTGAAGTGCTGGTGCGCGGCGGTAGCGTCGAAGTGCTCGAAGGCCCCTGGCAGCCCGGCCGCCTGGTGGTGCTCAAGTTCCCGTCCATGGAGAAGGCGCGCGCCTTCTACCACTCGCCCGAGTACGGCCGCGCCCGCGAAGCGCGCGAAGGCGCCGCGGTCATGCGCATGGTGCTTGTGGAAGGTTTGTAA
- the pnuC gene encoding nicotinamide riboside transporter PnuC produces MDTLLAVFAPWMAPAFTAWGVPVTWLELVAFVLAVAMVVCNIRVVPWGWPLAIVSSLLYFLLFWQSKLYGDACLQLFFAVVAGWGWWQWLYGKRPDGQRLTVHALPRAGRWATAAGVLLAWPLLGTWLARTTDSDVPYWDAFPTVASVAGQFLLGRKLIENWPTWVVVNTVSVGLFAYKGLWLTVLLYALFVVMSVLGWRAWQRLRQAPAVAA; encoded by the coding sequence ATGGACACCTTGCTCGCCGTTTTCGCCCCCTGGATGGCCCCGGCCTTCACCGCCTGGGGGGTGCCGGTCACCTGGCTGGAGCTGGTGGCCTTCGTGCTCGCCGTGGCGATGGTGGTGTGCAACATCCGCGTCGTGCCCTGGGGTTGGCCGCTGGCCATCGTCAGCTCCTTGCTTTATTTCCTGTTGTTCTGGCAGAGCAAGCTGTACGGCGACGCGTGTCTGCAGCTGTTCTTCGCGGTCGTGGCGGGTTGGGGCTGGTGGCAATGGCTGTATGGCAAGCGACCGGACGGCCAGCGGCTCACCGTGCACGCCCTGCCCCGCGCCGGCCGCTGGGCCACCGCGGCCGGCGTGCTGCTCGCCTGGCCCTTGCTCGGCACCTGGCTGGCGCGCACGACCGACAGCGACGTGCCCTATTGGGACGCCTTCCCCACCGTGGCCAGCGTCGCCGGCCAGTTTTTGCTGGGCCGCAAGCTGATCGAGAACTGGCCCACCTGGGTGGTGGTCAACACCGTCAGCGTCGGGCTGTTCGCCTACAAGGGGCTATGGCTCACGGTGCTGCTGTACGCGCTCTTCGTTGTGATGTCGGTGCTGGGCTGGCGGGCCTGGCAGCGACTGCGGCAGGCGCCGGCGGTGGCTGCATGA
- a CDS encoding DUF4276 family protein: protein MTTIVSIVEGDGEVRAVPLLLRRIAEGQGIFDLTVPQPIRVHRDQFIRRPDELKRKLLLAAAKAGDSGAILVLLDADDECPVELAADISRQSARVLPHRTVSVVIAVREYEAWFLAGAKSLAGKRGLDTCIESPADPDSPRNAKGWLNDRMKGSRYHEVVDQPALTALLDIDDAATRSRSLRKLVAAVKGML from the coding sequence ATGACGACAATCGTCAGTATCGTTGAAGGCGACGGAGAAGTGCGAGCGGTTCCCCTTCTGCTCCGGCGAATTGCCGAAGGTCAAGGAATTTTCGATCTCACTGTCCCTCAGCCTATTCGCGTACATCGCGATCAGTTCATCCGCCGCCCGGACGAGCTTAAACGAAAGTTACTGCTCGCGGCTGCAAAGGCGGGCGACAGCGGGGCCATCCTAGTTCTACTCGACGCCGATGACGAATGCCCAGTGGAACTCGCAGCAGATATTTCGAGGCAATCGGCCCGTGTGTTGCCGCACAGGACGGTTTCGGTGGTCATCGCCGTTCGGGAATATGAGGCGTGGTTTCTTGCCGGGGCAAAGTCACTGGCCGGAAAGCGCGGATTGGATACGTGCATTGAGTCTCCTGCGGATCCCGACTCACCTCGCAACGCAAAAGGTTGGTTGAACGACCGGATGAAGGGAAGCCGGTATCACGAGGTCGTGGATCAGCCCGCGTTGACCGCGCTCCTCGACATCGATGACGCTGCCACTCGGAGTCGGTCCTTGCGCAAGCTGGTGGCAGCCGTTAAAGGCATGTTGTAG
- a CDS encoding CTP synthase codes for MTKFVFVTGGVVSSLGKGIASASLAAILESRGLKVTLIKLDPYINVDPGTMSPFQHGEVFVTDDGAETDLDLGHYERFITTKMKRSNNFTTGQIYKSVLEKERRGDYLGKTVQVIPHITNEIQEYVRRGAGVGSADTVDVAIVEIGGTVGDIESLPFLEAVRQMSLKLGPNNTAFVHLTYVPWIAAAGELKTKPTQHTVQKLREIGIQPDALLCRADRRIPDDEREKISLFTNVPEYGVISVWDADTIYKVPRMLHEQGLDQLICTKLHLSTKPADLSRWDSLVHEVEHPKHDVTIAMCGKYVDLSDSYKSLNEALRHAGIHNHARIKIEYVDSEELSPQTVDKLARFDAILVPGGFGKRGVEGKILAAQYAREHQVPYLGICLGMQVATIEYARHKAGLTGANSTEFDSNAQHPVIALIDEWQDADGSIQRRDEHSDLGGTMRLGAQSSDVKPGTLAHDIYGPVVTERHRHRYEANEKYLHQLENAGLVVSAITQREKLTEIVELPREVHPWFMGVQFHPEFKSTPWEGHPLFKSFIKAALDHQQRRLGAEKAGA; via the coding sequence ATGACCAAGTTTGTCTTTGTCACTGGCGGTGTGGTGTCCTCCCTTGGCAAGGGCATCGCTTCGGCCTCGCTGGCTGCGATCCTCGAATCGCGCGGCCTCAAAGTCACCCTCATCAAGCTCGACCCCTACATCAACGTCGACCCCGGCACGATGTCGCCGTTTCAACACGGTGAAGTTTTCGTGACCGACGACGGCGCCGAGACCGACCTCGACCTCGGCCACTACGAGCGGTTCATCACCACCAAGATGAAGCGCTCGAACAATTTCACCACCGGCCAGATCTACAAGAGCGTGCTCGAAAAAGAGCGGCGCGGCGACTATCTCGGCAAGACGGTGCAGGTGATTCCCCACATCACCAACGAGATCCAGGAATACGTGCGCCGTGGCGCCGGTGTCGGCTCGGCCGACACGGTCGACGTGGCCATCGTCGAGATCGGCGGCACGGTCGGCGACATCGAATCGCTGCCCTTCCTCGAGGCGGTGCGGCAGATGAGCCTGAAGCTCGGGCCCAACAACACCGCGTTCGTCCACCTCACCTACGTGCCGTGGATCGCCGCCGCCGGCGAGCTGAAGACCAAGCCGACCCAGCACACGGTGCAGAAGCTGCGCGAGATCGGCATCCAGCCCGATGCGCTGCTGTGCCGGGCCGACCGCCGCATTCCCGACGATGAACGCGAAAAAATTTCGCTGTTCACCAACGTGCCCGAATACGGCGTGATCTCGGTGTGGGACGCCGACACCATCTACAAGGTGCCGCGCATGCTGCACGAGCAGGGTCTCGACCAGCTCATCTGCACCAAGCTGCATCTGTCGACCAAGCCGGCCGATTTGTCGCGCTGGGACAGCCTGGTGCACGAGGTCGAGCACCCCAAGCACGACGTGACGATCGCGATGTGCGGCAAATATGTCGACCTGAGCGACTCCTACAAGTCGCTCAACGAAGCGCTGCGCCACGCCGGCATCCACAACCATGCGCGCATCAAGATCGAATACGTCGACTCGGAAGAGCTGTCGCCGCAGACGGTCGACAAGCTGGCCCGCTTCGACGCCATCCTGGTGCCGGGAGGCTTCGGCAAGCGCGGCGTCGAGGGCAAGATCCTGGCTGCGCAGTACGCCCGCGAGCACCAGGTGCCTTATCTGGGCATCTGCCTCGGCATGCAAGTCGCCACGATCGAATACGCCCGCCACAAGGCCGGACTGACGGGCGCCAACAGCACCGAATTCGACAGCAACGCGCAGCACCCGGTGATCGCACTGATCGATGAATGGCAGGACGCCGACGGCTCGATCCAGCGCCGCGACGAGCACTCCGACCTGGGCGGCACGATGCGCTTGGGCGCGCAAAGCTCCGACGTGAAGCCCGGCACGCTCGCGCACGACATCTACGGGCCGGTCGTCACCGAGCGCCACCGCCACCGTTACGAGGCGAACGAGAAATACCTCCATCAGCTGGAGAACGCCGGCCTGGTGGTCTCGGCCATCACGCAGCGCGAGAAGCTGACCGAGATCGTCGAACTGCCGCGCGAGGTGCACCCGTGGTTCATGGGCGTGCAGTTCCACCCCGAGTTCAAGTCGACGCCCTGGGAAGGCCATCCCTTGTTCAAATCCTTCATCAAGGCGGCGCTGGATCATCAGCAGCGCCGGCTTGGTGCCGAGAAGGCCGGCGCATGA
- a CDS encoding proteasome-type protease: protein MTYCVAMSLDGGLVFLSDSRTNAGLDQISTFRKMTVYEKEGDRVMVLLAAGNLALTQAVRQLLNGHTLECDDGPVSIWNCKTMFDAARIVGSAIRKVFERDGDSLRKFGIEFNLNLIFGGQIKGEPTRLFNVYAAGNFVEAGEDGVCYFQIGESKYGKPIIDRVVNRSTPLDQAAKCALVSMDSTLKSNLSVGLPLDLLIYHADTLHAQRIVHIDEHDPYFRMIRSSWGQRLREVFESIPNPVWDETSSESGLRPPSQHEQLNPIRKVNAPQQAS from the coding sequence ATGACGTACTGTGTCGCGATGAGCCTTGATGGCGGTCTGGTGTTCTTGTCTGACTCCCGCACCAACGCCGGGCTGGACCAGATCAGCACCTTCCGCAAGATGACTGTCTACGAGAAGGAAGGCGACCGTGTGATGGTGTTGCTGGCGGCCGGCAACCTGGCGCTGACGCAGGCCGTGCGCCAGCTGCTCAACGGGCACACGCTCGAATGCGACGACGGGCCGGTCTCGATCTGGAACTGCAAGACCATGTTCGACGCCGCCCGCATCGTCGGCAGCGCGATCCGCAAGGTCTTCGAGCGCGACGGCGACTCGCTGCGCAAGTTCGGCATCGAGTTCAACCTCAACCTGATCTTCGGCGGGCAGATCAAGGGCGAGCCGACGCGGCTGTTCAACGTCTATGCGGCCGGCAACTTCGTCGAAGCCGGCGAGGACGGCGTGTGCTACTTCCAGATCGGCGAGTCGAAGTACGGCAAGCCCATCATCGACCGGGTCGTGAACCGCTCCACGCCGCTCGACCAGGCGGCCAAGTGCGCGCTGGTCTCGATGGACTCCACGCTCAAGTCCAACCTGTCGGTCGGGCTGCCGCTCGACCTGCTGATCTACCACGCCGATACGCTGCATGCCCAGCGTATCGTGCACATCGACGAGCACGACCCCTATTTCCGCATGATCCGCAGCAGCTGGGGCCAGCGCCTGCGAGAGGTGTTCGAGTCCATCCCCAACCCGGTGTGGGACGAAACCTCGTCGGAGTCGGGGCTGCGGCCGCCCAGCCAGCACGAGCAGTTGAACCCGATCCGCAAGGTCAACGCGCCCCAGCAAGCCTCCTGA
- the ftsB gene encoding cell division protein FtsB, with the protein MRLPLVTLVLAALLLGVHAQLWFGKNGVHRVMELQRKLAEHQDRNMTARERNAQLAAEVRDLKEGLEMVEEKARFELGMVKPDEIYVQLTPAP; encoded by the coding sequence ATGCGTCTGCCGCTCGTCACCCTGGTGCTGGCCGCGTTGCTGCTGGGCGTTCACGCCCAGCTGTGGTTCGGCAAGAACGGCGTGCACCGCGTGATGGAGCTGCAGCGCAAACTGGCCGAGCACCAGGACCGCAACATGACGGCGCGAGAGCGCAACGCTCAGCTCGCGGCCGAAGTGCGAGACCTGAAAGAAGGTCTCGAAATGGTCGAGGAAAAGGCCCGTTTCGAGTTGGGCATGGTGAAGCCCGACGAGATCTATGTGCAGCTGACGCCGGCGCCCTGA
- the kdsA gene encoding 3-deoxy-8-phosphooctulonate synthase has translation MQLCGFKVGLDQPFFLISGPCVVESEQLQMDTAGALKEMTAELGIPFIFKSSYDKANRSSGSSFRGPGMQKGLEILAKVKRELGVPVLTDVHSEAEVAEVAAVVDVLQTPAFLCRQTDFIRAVAQSGKPVNIKKGQFLAPGDMKNVIDKARAAAREKGLNDDNFMACERGASFGYNNLVSDMRSLAIMRDTGAPVVFDATHSVQLPGGQGTSSGGQREFVPVLSRAAVAVGVAGLFMETHPDPAQALSDGPNAVPLKRMRELLATLVEVDRVIKRSGTFLEQNFG, from the coding sequence ATGCAACTTTGCGGCTTCAAGGTCGGCCTCGACCAGCCTTTCTTCCTGATCTCCGGCCCGTGCGTGGTGGAGTCCGAGCAACTGCAGATGGACACCGCCGGCGCGCTCAAGGAGATGACGGCCGAGCTCGGCATCCCCTTCATCTTCAAGTCGAGCTACGACAAGGCCAACCGCTCGTCGGGCAGCTCCTTCCGCGGCCCCGGCATGCAGAAGGGCCTGGAGATCCTGGCCAAGGTCAAGCGCGAGCTGGGCGTGCCGGTGCTGACCGACGTGCACAGCGAAGCCGAGGTGGCCGAGGTGGCCGCCGTCGTCGACGTGCTGCAAACGCCTGCCTTTTTGTGCCGCCAGACCGACTTCATCCGCGCGGTGGCGCAAAGCGGCAAGCCGGTCAACATCAAGAAAGGCCAGTTTCTGGCGCCGGGCGACATGAAAAACGTCATCGACAAGGCCCGCGCCGCTGCGCGCGAAAAGGGCCTGAACGACGACAACTTCATGGCCTGTGAACGCGGCGCCAGCTTCGGCTACAACAACCTCGTCAGCGACATGCGCTCGCTGGCCATCATGCGCGACACCGGTGCCCCGGTGGTGTTCGACGCCACGCACTCGGTGCAGCTGCCGGGTGGCCAGGGCACCAGTTCGGGCGGGCAGCGCGAGTTCGTGCCGGTGCTGTCGCGTGCGGCGGTGGCGGTCGGTGTGGCGGGTCTGTTCATGGAGACCCACCCCGACCCGGCACAAGCCCTGAGCGACGGCCCCAACGCGGTGCCGCTCAAGCGTATGCGCGAGCTGCTGGCCACGCTGGTCGAGGTCGACCGTGTGATCAAGCGCAGCGGCACCTTCCTCGAACAGAACTTCGGTTGA
- a CDS encoding AAA family ATPase gives MSSSSNSPGRVIALVGAESTGKTELAAALARRLQSAGLDAVAVPEYLRLFCEAQGRTPRQDEQRGIADEQSRLIRYAAGRHAVVVADTTALMIAVYSDYVFGDTSLYADAERAHAEAALTLLTGLDLPWVADGLQRDGAHVREGVDERVRAALQRGGSPYSLVYGLGPARVEAAWAAVCPLLGLPAGAKGSGESGESGEATTHTSRKLYCTECLDPHYERLFSRLLGRDPS, from the coding sequence ATGAGCAGCAGCAGCAACAGCCCTGGCCGTGTGATCGCCCTGGTCGGCGCGGAAAGCACCGGCAAGACCGAACTCGCCGCGGCCCTTGCGCGGCGTTTGCAATCGGCGGGCCTCGACGCCGTCGCAGTGCCGGAGTACCTGCGCCTCTTCTGCGAAGCCCAGGGGCGCACACCGCGACAGGACGAACAGCGTGGCATCGCCGACGAGCAGAGCCGCCTGATCCGCTACGCAGCCGGGCGACACGCGGTGGTGGTGGCCGACACCACGGCGTTGATGATCGCGGTCTACAGCGACTATGTGTTCGGCGACACCTCGCTCTACGCCGACGCCGAGCGGGCGCACGCCGAGGCGGCGCTGACCCTGCTGACCGGGCTCGACCTGCCCTGGGTCGCCGACGGCTTGCAGCGCGACGGCGCGCACGTGCGCGAAGGGGTCGACGAGCGGGTGCGCGCAGCCTTGCAGCGGGGCGGCTCGCCCTACAGCCTGGTGTACGGTCTGGGGCCCGCCCGGGTCGAGGCAGCGTGGGCGGCGGTGTGTCCGCTGCTGGGCTTGCCCGCCGGCGCAAAGGGCAGCGGTGAGAGCGGTGAGAGCGGTGAGGCAACCACGCACACGTCGCGCAAGCTGTACTGCACCGAGTGCCTGGACCCGCACTACGAGCGCCTGTTCAGCCGCTTGTTGGGCCGCGACCCGTCCTGA
- a CDS encoding alpha/beta fold hydrolase, which produces MSTKLPLVFSHANGFPAGTYRLLFDQFTEGGYDVHAIDKFGHDPRYPVTSNWPHLRDQLAHFVERHVPDGPAFLVGHSLGGFLSLLVAIHRPELVRGVVLLDSPVIYGVKARGVQLFKATGWIGKVGPARISRQRRASWTDANEALAHFQSKPNFARWHPEVLRDYIAAGMQPAHGDQHTLSFRREVETDIYNTLPHHIHRLLRRQPLKSPVAFIAGTQSKEVQQVGLRATRQVTHDRITWIEGSHLYPFEKPTETVQATIAWLKAFECA; this is translated from the coding sequence ATGTCGACCAAACTCCCCCTGGTTTTCTCGCACGCAAACGGTTTCCCCGCCGGCACCTACCGGCTGCTGTTCGATCAGTTCACCGAGGGCGGCTACGACGTCCACGCGATCGACAAGTTCGGGCACGACCCGCGCTACCCGGTCACCAGCAACTGGCCCCACCTGCGCGACCAGCTGGCGCACTTCGTCGAACGCCACGTGCCCGACGGCCCGGCGTTTCTGGTCGGCCATTCGCTGGGGGGCTTCTTGAGCCTGCTGGTGGCGATCCACCGGCCGGAGCTGGTGCGCGGTGTGGTGTTGCTCGACTCGCCGGTGATCTACGGGGTCAAGGCGCGCGGCGTGCAGCTGTTCAAGGCGACCGGCTGGATCGGCAAGGTCGGCCCGGCGCGCATTTCGCGCCAGCGGCGCGCCAGCTGGACCGACGCCAACGAGGCACTGGCCCACTTTCAGAGCAAGCCCAATTTCGCCCGCTGGCACCCCGAGGTGTTGCGCGACTACATCGCCGCGGGCATGCAGCCGGCCCACGGCGACCAGCACACGCTGAGCTTCCGCCGCGAGGTCGAGACCGACATCTACAACACGCTGCCGCACCACATCCACCGGCTGTTGAGACGCCAACCGCTGAAAAGCCCGGTCGCCTTCATCGCCGGCACGCAGTCGAAGGAAGTACAGCAGGTGGGTTTGCGGGCGACGCGCCAGGTGACGCACGACCGCATCACCTGGATCGAGGGCAGCCACCTCTACCCGTTCGAGAAACCGACCGAAACCGTGCAGGCCACGATCGCCTGGCTGAAGGCATTCGAGTGCGCCTGA